In the genome of Azotosporobacter soli, the window CACCTTGCGAATCATATAGCCGTGTCCCACTATGTCCTCCCTAATAAACCGCCTAAACGGTAAATCGTTTCCTCTCCATTATATACACAAAAGGAAGACGATTCTATCGTCTTCCTTTTGTTTTTTTACTTAAAAAATCAAGGCTTCTTTATTTCAATATGCGTCTCAAACATTCGATTCCAGGGAAAGTCCGCCGTAAAAGGCTCCAGCTTCCACTGCGGCATATGATCCGCGGCAAAAGCAGCTAATTCCGTTGTCGCACGTTTAGCAAGCGGCGCACGCATTCCATCCAACTGCACATTACTATGCCCCGCCGGTTCCAGCACCTTCGCCAACAAATCCTGTCGGACATTCGCCTGATATGCCCAATCATCAAGCAAGCGTACCGTCAATAAGCGATGTTTCGCTTCCGGCAGCATATGTGACGCAAGCACGCCTTGGCCAATCGCATAACCGATCGTGTTGCTGGCGGTGTTCCAACCCGAATAAGCTTCTAGCCCTGTTAACGTATTTTTTTTCGCCAACTCTTCCATCAGCGCGTTGTCAGAACCATTGGCGAAAGAAATATCGGCAATCGCAATTTTATCGCCCGCGCGTACGCCGTCGGCCACACGATTGGCAAATCGACTTACGGTTTGACTTGCAACCTTTACATTGTCCGTACGACCAGCCTCTCTCGTCCACCCATCATATGGAGTGTTCACAGCCAGCGTCAAATCAGCTTTGCTCGAATATTGCAAAGGCAGACAACCCGCTGCCCAAAGATGATTACGTACATTTTCGCCAACCGGCGTATCTTCATAGGATGGCACCGTTTGTTCGCCAATGCCTTCCGCATAAAAAGCACGCACCGACGGAATCGTGAACGTCATGTCATTAACCGCCCGCGTCAACATCAGCAAACCTAATTGATCCGCCCCCGGGAAGGTTGCGTATTTATTAAGTTTCAGATCCGCGGTTTCTTTTTTCATCCACCGGGCTTCCTGATGCGAACGAGAATGCGGCGAGCAGTCATCACGCCCCAGGATCATATAAGAAAACACGCCTTGACGCAACAGCGCCGTTGACTGCAGATTGATACGATAATTTTTTTCCCGGCGTTCCACCCAATCGCGTTGAACTTCTTGCGGAACGCTTTGCCGCACCGAATTCAGCCAGTTCTGTTCCTCTGTTGTCAGTTTTTCACTTTCAGCCTTATCCGTTAAAGCATGCAATGCAAAAATATCGGGCCCATATTGTTCATAATAGGGCGGCTCGACGCCGCCGCTCGATGCATGTGGGCTACGCATAATCGTACTGAACAAATAGATCCTTAAGGCCGGATAGCGTTCGATCAACTTTTGATAATTGCCAAGCCGCGAGGCAAGTTGCTCGTCGCTCCACTGGTGCGTCCGCGAGGCCACTAAACCGCCGTAAATAACGGCATCCTGCGAAACCACCAGCGCATCAGCGGCAGGCGCTTCCTGCCAAATCCACTGCCACAACTGCTGCGGATCCGCATTGCGACCACGGCTCGCCAACATCGATAACGGAGGCATAACGATATCCATGCCCGCCGCCTTCAACGTCTCAGCCGGATATTCGCAGCTAACCGGACGGTCGTCAAACGGAACGTACAAAATCCTTTGTGCACTCACCACATTCGACATCCCTAGGATAAACAAGGTCATCAGAAAAACTGTCAGCCAACCTTTACTCTGTTTCATTATTAACCCTCCTCAGACGCTCTTTTTCATCGCGAAAGATTTCCACCATGCCAGGCTGCTTATGCACCGCCACCAAATAACGATAACGAAAGGATGAATCGATTTGGTCATCCTGCGGACCTTCATCGGCAACGACAAAAGGAACACCCAGTTCTTTCATCCGTACTTCATTCGAATTGAAAACGCCGAACCACAGCTTGAGGGGCTGCGGACGCGCGGCAAGAAGCGCCGCTTCTTGCCGATACGCTGACGTAGCATAATAATTCCCCAGCCCATACGCAGCGCCAACCAAGAAAATATTGACCGCCATTGCCACAAGGACTAAGACGCCGCCGAATCGTTGCCAGCGGCAGTCGGTTTGAAACGCAGCCCAGGCAACTACAGCAGGCAGCAGCCAGATTTGCGGTGCATAGCGAGCCCACCAAGCTTCCGGGTTGATCAACACCGTCAACAAGATCGCAAGCGCCATAAGCAGCGCCGCTTTTGTTCTCTTCCTTTCGCGAACTAAGCCAGGCAACAGCAGCAAAGTCAGCAAAGCGATACCACTGAACCAAGGACCAAACCCGCCTAACCGGACATCCGCACCATAAACGAACGGCGCCAATTCGGCCGGTCGCAGCGCAAATGGCCATTTCAGGATTGGAGCAAGATTATCGAAGCCGTTGCTCGATTCGACGAGATTTGCCATCACAAGTTTGCTCAACATATTTAACTGCGCAAAACCTGTTGGAAAATTGAGCGTCATGATATCCATATTATTCGCGCCGGCGCCGTATAGCGGATAGAACGGATGTCCATAATAAAACAAGTTTGTCATATATGGATTCC includes:
- a CDS encoding DUF4127 family protein, coding for MKQSKGWLTVFLMTLFILGMSNVVSAQRILYVPFDDRPVSCEYPAETLKAAGMDIVMPPLSMLASRGRNADPQQLWQWIWQEAPAADALVVSQDAVIYGGLVASRTHQWSDEQLASRLGNYQKLIERYPALRIYLFSTIMRSPHASSGGVEPPYYEQYGPDIFALHALTDKAESEKLTTEEQNWLNSVRQSVPQEVQRDWVERREKNYRINLQSTALLRQGVFSYMILGRDDCSPHSRSHQEARWMKKETADLKLNKYATFPGADQLGLLMLTRAVNDMTFTIPSVRAFYAEGIGEQTVPSYEDTPVGENVRNHLWAAGCLPLQYSSKADLTLAVNTPYDGWTREAGRTDNVKVASQTVSRFANRVADGVRAGDKIAIADISFANGSDNALMEELAKKNTLTGLEAYSGWNTASNTIGYAIGQGVLASHMLPEAKHRLLTVRLLDDWAYQANVRQDLLAKVLEPAGHSNVQLDGMRAPLAKRATTELAAFAADHMPQWKLEPFTADFPWNRMFETHIEIKKP